A segment of the Candidatus Methanoperedens sp. genome:
ATGAGAGGGCAACAGGTTAATCTACGGGAACGGATCCCAAACGCAATGTTTGTTACCCTCTCGACCTACTTTTATGTAGGTGCAAGAACGTTTTTATATTTCTCGCATGGATGTTGTATATACGAACGCAGATGAACGCAGATTTGTTGTCAGGTCTTATGAATAAAATTGGATAAGTTATTTTTCCGTGAACTCTAAGTGTTCCTTTCAATCATATCGAATTCAATGCTGGTGCGGCGGGTTCTTATTTATTTTATCCTCTTGCTCGATTCCAGGCAATCCAGGTACATTCCCAACGAAATCAACGAGAGCGATGTTGAAGTAATATCCCCCCAATTACCTCGATTCTGTTTTTCCAGCAGCCATTTGATAGAGGGGCCGATCTCTTTCTCAATATCTCTCTCCCCTGCCAGTATCAAAGCCTGTATGGCAAGGTTGCTGGTGGCGATATGGGTCCATCCTCCGAAAAGCCTTTTTGAAAGTATCCAGCCTGCCCTGTAAGCGATGTTGTGCCCACGTGCTCCCATTTATCCCCGTAATTGTTCACCAGCCATTCGCATCCCGCCTCATTTTTTATTCCTGCATCCCCGAGAGCGATCAATGCATATGAGGTATCGATCTCGTTATTGTTCCAGTTATCTTTCTCCTGCTGCTCCTGTATCCACTTTATCGCATCGGATTGAATTATTCCGCATCCTGCCAGCGCGATGCATGCCCTTGCCGTATCGAGAAGAGTCTTGTCCGTTTCCCAGAATGCGCCTTTTTTCAGGGACAACAGTATTTCAATCAGGTAAGCTGTGTTCTCCTTCCACAGGGATAATGCCTGGATCGACCTGGAAAGGTCTTTAACTGTGACCGGATTCTGCCTTTTGAGCCATTCGATTCCTGCTGCAGAAGCATTATGAATATCTATTTCAATCATTTTTGTGAACACTCTGGTTACCTGGCGGGCTATGCGATGTTAGCTTATGAATCAGATCAGAGAACGCGATCGTCGCAAAGATATTGCTCTGAATTATCATTCATTGGTCATCGGTTAAGGAGTTTGATTGATTTAATGCATATCGTTTTTCGAAATGCGAAAGATAGTTATGATTCTCGATCCTTAGTTGAAATAGAACACGGATGGCACGGATTTGACGGATACCCACGTATATTTTATCATCCGTGCCAATCCGTGTTATCCGTGGAATCCGTGTTCCATCCCATTTTTTCTCTTAACCGATGACATATGAATTATCATTATCCTTGTTTCCGTTTTATGAAACAACCGCGCCTATCTTCCTCAAATCCTCAAAGAAGCCCGGGTACGAGATGCTGACCGACTCAACCGTATCGATCACAGTGTCTCCTGCCACCATCCCTGCCACCGCCAGCGCCATCACGATGCGGTGATCGTCCCAGCCATGCACTTCCGTGCCTCTTAGAGGTCCGCCTCTGATCATAAGCTGGTCTTTTTCTTCCGTGATGTCCACGCCCATCTTTTTCAGCTCGACCGTCATTGCATGCAGCCTGTCGGTTTCCTTGTATCTCACATGCTCTGCGTTCTCAATTATCATGGTTCCTTCCGCCGCTGCCCCCAGTACGGCCAGCGTGGGAACAAGGTCCGGCGTTTTTCCGACATCGACGGTAATGCCTGTTAGCTCTCCCCTCCTCACCCTGACCACGCCTCTTTTCTCGTCCCACTCGACATTCGCTCCCATTTTCCCGAGTATCTCGATCAAGGCCGAATCACCCTGTTCTGAGGGGAAGAGGTTCTTGATGGTAACATCGCCGCACAGCGCTCCTGCTGCCATCATATATGAAGCCGAGGAAAAATCCCCGGGAACATTATAAGAGCTCAAATTATACTCCTGTTGCGGCGGAATGGTGAAGGAGTTTGGACTATCGGTAATTATCTTGGCTCCCGCGCCTTTTAGCATGTCGATAGTGATATTGACATAAGGGCGGGATTTCAATTCACCCTTTATCAATATTTGGGTCTCACTATCTGAGAAAGGGCATGCTATGAGCAGCGCAGATATGAACTGGGAACTTATCGACCCGTCGATATAGACGCGTCCTCCCCGCATCCTTCCTCTCACCACAATGGGAGCCATGCCGTTGTTACGCGTGGAGAACGCCTCAGCGCCGAGACCGTTCAGAGCATTAAGCAGAGGCGTATTTGGCCTGGTCCTTATACTCGCATCACCTGTAAGCACCGTGGCGCCCTTCACGAGCGAGGCCACCGCGGTCATAATGCGAAGAGTTGTGCCCGAGTTAGCAACATCGATCACATTGTCCGGGATTTTTAATTCCCCATCGAATCCTTTGACAAGCAGTGCCTCTTTCCTTGATTCTATGCTTGCGCCAAATGCTTCCGATGCTCTTATCGTGGCCCGTGTATCTTCTGAGATCAGCGGATAATTTACAGTTACTTTTTTGGAGAGGGCAGCTATTGCTATAGCCCTGTGGGTATAGCTTTTTGAGGGCGGGGCGTTTACGGTCCCTTTTACTTCCGATCTCTGGATGGTTAGTTTCATGCGGGTTGTTAATTGA
Coding sequences within it:
- the aroA gene encoding 3-phosphoshikimate 1-carboxyvinyltransferase — encoded protein: MKLTIQRSEVKGTVNAPPSKSYTHRAIAIAALSKKVTVNYPLISEDTRATIRASEAFGASIESRKEALLVKGFDGELKIPDNVIDVANSGTTLRIMTAVASLVKGATVLTGDASIRTRPNTPLLNALNGLGAEAFSTRNNGMAPIVVRGRMRGGRVYIDGSISSQFISALLIACPFSDSETQILIKGELKSRPYVNITIDMLKGAGAKIITDSPNSFTIPPQQEYNLSSYNVPGDFSSASYMMAAGALCGDVTIKNLFPSEQGDSALIEILGKMGANVEWDEKRGVVRVRRGELTGITVDVGKTPDLVPTLAVLGAAAEGTMIIENAEHVRYKETDRLHAMTVELKKMGVDITEEKDQLMIRGGPLRGTEVHGWDDHRIVMALAVAGMVAGDTVIDTVESVSISYPGFFEDLRKIGAVVS